One genomic window of Cannabis sativa cultivar Pink pepper isolate KNU-18-1 chromosome 2, ASM2916894v1, whole genome shotgun sequence includes the following:
- the LOC115721101 gene encoding nudix hydrolase 9 has protein sequence MVFFIFHLFIIWPCAKTTRSQTLNDIVGSRLPINIFLGSFSSNTCSAVAVSMEKADTEAPITSHPYNLLLSSPAGLSPSQLTVVFDEAYDRVPHPDSNLENSISEIWNEKTQRNASLFNGSKFRYGGHTLCNADGSIQESHVRLHLGLTDYRTFVGTNLNSLWERFLVTSEDDSVRCRHTSSPLGNGAIIETSDKKILVLKRSNNVGEFPGHFAFPGGHPEPEEVGIECHQREKKLMDSDIINKKVSQEMFDSIIREVVEETGVPTTSLCKPVFIGISRRELNVRPAAFFFIKCTLDSNEVKELYSSAQDGFESTQLYTVSMVELEDMTSKMPGCHHGGYALYKLMVEAQKGF, from the exons AtggtatttttcatttttcatcttTTTATAATTTGGCCATGTGCAAAAACGACACGGTCTCAAACATTAAACGACATCGTTGGCTCGCGCCTTCCGATTAACATTTTTCTTGGAAGCTTTTCATCGAACACCTGTTCTGCGGTGGCCGTATCAATGGAGAAGGCAGACACTGAAGCCCCCATCACTTCTCACCCTTACAACCTTCTTCTCTCTTCTCCTGCCGGTCTTTCACCGTCTCAG CTTACGGTAGTCTTTGATGAAGCGTACGACAGAGTTCCTCATCCAGATTCCAATTTGGAGAATTCCATTTCTGAG ATATGGAATGAAAAAACTCAGAGAAACGCATCATTGTTCAATGGAAGCAAATTTCGG TATGGAGGCCATACACTGTGCAATGCAGATGGATCCATTCAAGAGTCTCATGTACGCCTCCACCTGGGTTTGACAGATTATCG GACGTTTGTTGGGACAAACTTGAATTCCTTGTGGGAAAGGTTCTTGGTTACATCAGAAG ATGACTCTGTACGTTGTCGGCACACCTCAAGTCCACTAGGTAATGGTGCCATTATTGAGACCTCTGACAAGAAGATACTTGTGTTGAAACGAAGTAACAACGTTGGAGAATTTCCTGGACACTTTGCTTTTCCCGGTGGCCATCCAGAG CCTGAAGAAGTTGGAATAGAATGTCATCAGCGTGAAAAGAAGTTAATGGATTCTGACATTATCAACAAGAAGGTTTCTCAGGAAATGTTTGACAGCATTATTCGTGAAGTTGTTGAAGAAACTGGTGTACCTACGACATCCCTG TGCAAGCCAGTTTTCATTGGGATATCCCGCAGGGAGTTGAATGTTAGACCAGCTGCATTTTTCTTCATCAAATGCACTCTCGACTCGAATGAAGTCAAAGAATTGTATTCTAGTGCTCAAGATGGCTTTGAGTCAACTCAGCTCTATACAGTCTCAATG GTGGAATTGGAGGATATGACATCGAAAATGCCCGGCTGCCATCACGGTGGATATGCTCTTTATAAGTTAATGGTAGAAGCACAGAAGGGTTTCTGA